A section of the Oncorhynchus tshawytscha isolate Ot180627B linkage group LG09, Otsh_v2.0, whole genome shotgun sequence genome encodes:
- the LOC112258647 gene encoding 2',3'-cyclic-nucleotide 3'-phosphodiesterase, giving the protein MDAEQNQVLDTASETREQQETGAGDCPKSQHDSPIDPAESPVTRQEMEHLQDVVRESRPSEEETAPKAEKSPTKMVVSPEKVPETSTEVVTKAEKYPDKQPELESSTEVSEPATAMYVECENIQTAEPKKQPMPERTPEPLAENNIETAPEKIAEPVPEAVKLSEQAAPEPVTQTESEDVKLLEPEEKGPEESEKQAESGIVLAVMPAEHETVKEVEADRLTDADIVPDPEPKKSVVAETVKKVEAEKPVAAETVKMVEAEKPVAAETVKMVEAEKPVAAETVKMVEAEKPVAAETVKMVEAEKPVAAETVKMVEAEKPVAAETVKMVEAEKPVAAETVMEKKLVEAEIVEEVESEKQAKGDAVEQQKAEVVEQVPAPGTLSFAFLEHEQTKATLRTSRTLIILRGLPGSGKSLLARAIADSYQGLCTVCCADDHGVKPESPEASADGYKAFDDAVVACCSVGTSAQVIVVDDTNHTHDRLARLGEVAEQHRLVAMFLEPRTEWSRDLPQLAKRTLRGLEEAQIQAMKVPLEETSLPLFFGWFLLPGIQDKVRCTSMDFLKTLDTLEAFKKHLPDFTVEAEKEVDLEQYFQANGALHCTTKFCDYGKAEGAKEYADKPIVKELYGSAFELSLSALFVTPRTVGARVSLSEDQLTLWPADAEKEAVPAAATLPAGSRAHITLGCAEGVEPQQTGFDLLEILALQQEGQEGELVEEMELGSLAYYGKGRWLLSLREPVSAQACFSSLYGPKKADTTKKDGEKKKKQKCTIL; this is encoded by the exons ATGGATGCTGAGCAGAACCAGGTGTTGGACACCGCATCAGAGACTCGAGAGCAACAGGAGACGGGAGCAGGAGACTGCCCCAAGTCACAACACGACTCTCCAATAGATCCTGCAGAATCACCAGTGACTAGGCAAGAAATGGAGCATTTGCAAGATGTGGTTAGAGAATCAAGACCGTCAGAAGAAGAGACGGCGCCAAAAGCAGAAAAATCCCCAACGAAAATGGTTGTATCTCCTGAAAAGGTTCCAGAGACCTCTACAGAAGTTGTGACTAAAGCAGAGAAGTACCCAGATAAACAACCAGAACTAGAGAGCTCAACAGAGGTCTCTGAGCCAGCTACAGCAATGTACGTAGAATGCGAAAACATCCAGACCGCAGAGCCTAAAAAGCAGCCAATGCCAGAGAGGACACCAGAGCCTCTAGCAGAGAATAACATTGAAACTGCGCCAGAGAAAATAGCAGAACCCGTCCCAGAGGCTGTTAAACTGTCTGAGCAGGCAGCGCCCGAGCCTGTCACACAGACAGAATCTGAGGACGTCAAACTGCTCGAACCAGAAGAGAAAGGGCCTGAGGAATCTGAGAAGCAGGCAGAATCTGGTATTGTGTTGGCGGTGATGCCAGCAGAGCATGAAACTGTAAAGGAAGTGGAGGCAGACAGACTGACCGACGCTGACATTGTACCGGATCCAGAGCCAAAGAAATCGGTAGTGGCTGAGACTGTGAAGAAAGTGGAGGCAGAGAAACCGGTAGCAGCTGAGACTGTGAAGATGGTGGAAGCAGAGAAACCGGTAGCAGCTGAGACTGTGAAGATGGTGGAAGCAGAGAAACCGGTAGCAGCTGAGACTGTGAAGATGGTGGAAGCAGAGAAACCGGTGGCAGCTGAGACTGTGAAGATGGTGGAAGCAGAGAAACCGGTGGCAGCTGAGACTGTGAAGATGGTGGAAGCAGAGAAACCGGTAGCAGCTGAGACTGTGAAGATGGTGGAAGCAGAGAAGCCGGTAGCAGCTGAGACTGTGATGGAAAAGAAACTGGTAGAAGCTGAAATTGTAGAAGAAGTAGAGTCGGAGAAACAGGCAAAAGGTGACGCAGTGGAGCAGCAGAAGGCAGAAGTTGTCGAGCAGGTCCCTGCTCCTGGCACTTTGTCTTTCGCTTTCCTGGAACATGAGCAGACCAAAGCCACCCTTCGCACCTCTCGCACTCTAATCATCCTCAGAGGCCTCCCCGGCAGCGGCAAGAGCCTCTTGGCACGTGCCATTGCAGATAGCTACCAGGGTCTCTGCACTGTCTGCTGTGCTGATGACCATGGTGTGAAACCGGAGAGTCCAGAAGCATCGGCAGATGGGTATAAGGCTTTTGACGATGCTGTGGTAGCCTGCTGCAGTGTAGGAACATCTGCTCAAGTGATTGTGGTGGATGACACCAACCATACCCATGATCGGCTGGCCCGTCTGGGGGAGGTAGCAGAGCAGCACCGGCTGGTGGCCATGTTTCTGGAGCCCCGCACTGAGTGGAGCAGAGACTTGCCACAGTTGGCCAAGAGAACTCTGCGGGGGCTAGAGGAGGCCCAGATCCAGGCCATGAAAGTTCCTCTTGAGGAGACGTCCCTGCCCCTTTTCTTTGGCTGGTTCCTTCTCCCTGGCATCCAGGACAAGGTCAGGTGCACGTCCATGGATTTCCTGAAGACGCTGGACACGCTTGAGGCCTTCAAGAAGCACTTGCCTGACT TCACTGTTGAGGCTGAGAAAGAGGTGGACCTGGAGCAGTATTTCCAAGCCAATGGAGCTCTTCATTGCACTACCAAATTCTGTGACTATGGCAAGGCTGAGGGAGCCAAGGAATATGCAGACAAACCA ATTGTTAAAGAGTTGTATGGCTCTGCGTTCGAGCTGTCCCTCAGTGCCCTCTTCGTCACACCTCGCACTGTTGGTGCCCGGGTTTCACTCTCTGAGGATCAGTTAACCCTGTGGCCTGCCGACGCTGAGAAGGAGGCAGTCCCGGCTGCCGCCACCCTGCCCGCAGGCAGCCGTGCCCACATCACCCTGGGCTGTGCGGAGGGGGTTGAGCCACAGCAGACTGGCTTTGACCTGCTGGAGATCCTAGCGCTGCAGCAAGAGGGTCAGGAGGGAGAGCTGGTGGAGGAGATGGAGCTTGGCTCCCTGGCCTACTACGGCAAGGGGAGGTGGCTGCTCAGTCTGAGGGAGCCCGTCTCCGCCCAGGCCTGCTTCTCCAGCCTCTACGGGCCCAAGAAGGCCGACACGACCAAGAAAGacggggagaagaagaagaagcaaaagtgcaccatactgtaa